The following DNA comes from Hordeum vulgare subsp. vulgare chromosome 3H, MorexV3_pseudomolecules_assembly, whole genome shotgun sequence.
AACACAACACAACGGAACTAAAATATTGTGTTTGTATTTGCATGGAAAAGGTACACGGTGTTTGAACATACTACTCAAGTAAATACTCCAATTAACCAGCTGTCGGCATCAGTCCGTTGCACATTCGAATTCTCGATCAGCATTGTTCGTGTCTGACCGACCGCGTCGAACTCGAACTAGTAGTGCAGGCCCTGAAGCAGACCTCGGAACCTCTCCACGTTGCCGCCAAACTCCCCGTGCTTCAATATCCTGAAGGCCAGAAGCGCGCGCACGCCGGCGGCGCCTGCGAGGCGAGGGCTCCCCCACGGCGGATGGATGCCCATGTGCGCGGCGATGCGGTCCAACCCCACCGGCATGCTTGGGCAGTCGACCGCCATCGTCGCTACATCGTAGACCTTCTGGCCGAGGTAACAATGCATGGCGGCGACAAACCCGGCCACGTTGTGCGGCAGCTGGGCGCCGTTGGTGATTACCTTGAGCAGGTAGGCTATGTGGTAGGCACCGTCGTAGGTGATCCACGACGGCCGCCCGTGTCCGGCGCCGACGAGGCCGGAGCCCAACAGCAGCGCGCCAAGAATGTATGCGTCCACGCCGTGATTACGGAGCGTGTCGACGTACAGGCCGCGTCGAGCAAGGTACTCGAGCGCCTTCTCCTCGTGCGGGTCGGCCTGGCGGCAGAAGTCGCGGAGATTGAACTCCCACGCGAGCTGCTGCCCTTGATGGTCACAGACGGCGACGCCGACCTGGAGCGGCTTCAGCTCGTCCACGTTGGCCTTCATGAGCGCGTAGCGCTCCTCCACCGTCATACTCTTATGATCCTGGCCGGCGGCGTGTACAACTCCAGGGTAGTGCACGTCGAAGGCAACGTAGCGTGCGCCCGCGGCGAAGTTCTCGAGGTAGGCCCACTCATCGGCGAAGTTCCACGCCCATACAGGGCGCACGAGGACCGGCAGCTGCGGCTGTACCGGCGGCAGGGGAAACGCGTGGTAGGCAAACGGCGGGGGCTGCACCTGCACGGGAAACATGGTGGTGAAACGCGGCGGCGTTGGCTGTGGAAACATGGCGAACGACATGCCGGCGGCCGGGCTCACGCCGATGCGTCCACGCTGCATATATATCGAATTGTTTGGTCAATTCGATCGCTTGTTGTGCTATTTTGTTGCTCTAAGCGGTGCGGAGGTCCTTTATATATACGGAAGAATCGAGCTGAGGTCGGACAAGGAGAGGAGCCGCACGCGGACTCGGAATACGAATCGGCCAGTAATTCGGCGAAGATGACGTACCACTGATTTTCGAGTTGAATACGGTCGCAGTCAAGGTGGGGAG
Coding sequences within:
- the LOC123442048 gene encoding probable CCR4-associated factor 1 homolog 11, yielding MAAALPQPPRQSLVYAPLLLPFAYTSLVCSYGSALADMDELSLQRIHTGRTALEGYDRGSRSGCRMPLPTLTATRGRIGVSPAAGMSFAMFPQPTPPRFTTMFPVQVQPPPFAYHAFPLPPVQPQLPVLVRPVWAWNFADEWAYLENFAAGARYVAFDVHYPGVVHAAGQDHKSMTVEERYALMKANVDELKPLQVGVAVCDHQGQQLAWEFNLRDFCRQADPHEEKALEYLARRGLYVDTLRNHGVDAYILGALLLGSGLVGAGHGRPSWITYDGAYHIAYLLKVITNGAQLPHNVAGFVAAMHCYLGQKVYDVATMAVDCPSMPVGLDRIAAHMGIHPPWGSPRLAGAAGVRALLAFRILKHGEFGGNVERFRGLLQGLHY